The Clostridioides sp. ES-S-0010-02 genome window below encodes:
- a CDS encoding PLP-dependent aminotransferase family protein: MKYAKRMDMVKASAIRDSQKKIAQKVASGGTVISFAAGLPDPNLFPIKEISEVTKQVLDERGKFALAYGPTKGEDELLEIIAKRMKEEENIETKPENIIITTGSQQGIALSAMILLEKGDIVVTENPSYLGAINAFRPYECDFLGVDTDEEGMVTEDLDKLLSENSNIKVIYVIPTFQNPTGKTWSLQRRKDFMEVVNKYDVIVIEDNPYGEIRFTQEPLPTLKSLDTKDKVLYLGSFSKVLCPGFRVAWMCGNIDIIDKAELLKQGIDLQSNQFSQVQVIEYLKKYNLNEHVEKIRAEYKKRCFLMLETMKKYFPEEAKYTEPDGGMFIWVELPESINVDNLLDKAIDAGVAYVSGESFFANNGPKNTMRLNYTTMSEEQIVEGIKILAEVIKKELNYACE, encoded by the coding sequence ATGAAATATGCAAAAAGAATGGATATGGTAAAGGCTTCAGCTATAAGAGACTCTCAAAAGAAGATAGCTCAAAAAGTGGCAAGTGGTGGAACTGTTATATCTTTTGCAGCAGGACTTCCTGACCCAAACTTATTTCCAATAAAAGAAATAAGTGAAGTAACTAAGCAAGTACTTGATGAAAGAGGAAAATTTGCTTTAGCTTATGGACCTACTAAAGGTGAAGATGAGTTGTTAGAAATAATAGCTAAGAGAATGAAAGAAGAAGAAAATATTGAAACAAAACCAGAAAATATTATAATAACTACTGGTTCACAACAAGGTATAGCTCTTAGTGCTATGATTTTATTAGAAAAAGGAGATATAGTAGTTACAGAAAATCCAAGTTACTTAGGTGCAATAAATGCATTTAGACCTTATGAATGTGATTTTTTAGGAGTAGATACAGATGAAGAAGGAATGGTAACAGAAGATTTAGATAAATTATTATCTGAAAATTCAAACATAAAGGTGATATATGTAATACCAACATTCCAAAATCCTACAGGAAAAACATGGTCTTTACAAAGAAGAAAAGATTTTATGGAAGTTGTAAACAAGTATGATGTCATAGTAATAGAAGATAATCCTTATGGAGAAATAAGATTTACACAAGAACCACTACCTACACTTAAATCACTTGATACTAAAGATAAAGTATTATATCTAGGGTCATTTTCAAAAGTGTTATGTCCAGGATTTAGAGTTGCTTGGATGTGTGGGAATATAGATATTATAGATAAAGCAGAACTTTTAAAGCAAGGTATCGATTTACAATCAAATCAATTTTCTCAAGTACAGGTAATAGAATACTTAAAGAAGTATAATTTAAATGAACATGTAGAAAAAATAAGAGCTGAGTATAAAAAAAGATGTTTCTTGATGTTAGAAACTATGAAAAAATATTTTCCAGAAGAAGCAAAATATACAGAACCAGATGGAGGTATGTTTATATGGGTTGAACTTCCTGAAAGTATAAATGTAGATAATTTACTAGATAAAGCTATTGATGCTGGAGTTGCCTATGTTTCTGGAGAATCATTCTTTGCAAATAATGGTCCAAAAAATACTATGAGACTTAATTATACAACAATGTCAGAAGAGCAAATAGTTGAAGGGATTAAAATACTTGCAGAAGTTATAAAAAAAGAACTCAATTATGCTTGTGAATAA
- a CDS encoding MFS transporter, whose protein sequence is MGEKGNGIKFGKLMIQLVIIAICWELVYIIPFIQYTLYDPILKALQCSNTQLGFLLTIYGLGNIFGAPIGGWLADRFDYRKIILGSVFLNGIVSFLFAFNMNYTFAVITWVGCAITSLVMNYPSMVKILRVIGKENQGKVYGFNEAMVGVSGVVMGAIFLYIYTLFSTPVLGMRWVMISLGILSIVMCPVLWFVIKDVDISEEKEEGKSEKMAASDFMVVLKSPNTWLVGISIFCVYSFTVTMSYFTPYITSVLGGSVALSGALAIIRQHGLKLFGAPFGGYCADKVKSPTKVLLPIYVLGIVVIVLFLVLPSSTPMTLFIALTFVVGILGYMGKGIYYAVQEEVNVPVKYSATTIGIAAALGFSPDVFQFALIGHWIDTYGNKGYTYTFIFQIAILVIGILSCLYILKVKKKRLEKLKA, encoded by the coding sequence ATGGGAGAAAAAGGGAACGGGATAAAGTTTGGAAAGTTAATGATTCAACTTGTTATCATAGCTATATGTTGGGAATTAGTTTATATTATACCATTTATCCAATACACATTGTATGATCCAATTTTAAAAGCATTACAGTGTTCAAATACTCAACTAGGTTTTCTACTTACAATTTATGGATTAGGTAATATATTTGGAGCTCCTATAGGAGGATGGTTAGCAGATAGATTTGATTATAGAAAGATAATTTTAGGCTCTGTATTTCTTAATGGAATAGTATCATTTTTATTTGCATTTAACATGAACTATACATTTGCTGTCATAACTTGGGTAGGTTGTGCAATTACATCATTAGTTATGAACTACCCTTCTATGGTAAAGATACTTAGAGTTATAGGAAAAGAAAATCAAGGTAAAGTTTATGGATTTAATGAAGCTATGGTTGGAGTTTCTGGAGTAGTAATGGGAGCTATATTCTTATATATTTATACATTATTTTCAACTCCTGTTTTAGGTATGAGATGGGTAATGATATCTTTAGGAATATTATCTATAGTAATGTGTCCAGTATTATGGTTTGTAATTAAAGATGTAGATATTAGTGAAGAAAAAGAAGAAGGTAAAAGTGAAAAAATGGCTGCTAGTGACTTTATGGTAGTTTTAAAATCACCAAATACTTGGTTAGTAGGTATAAGTATATTCTGTGTATATTCATTTACAGTTACAATGTCTTACTTTACACCTTATATAACATCAGTACTTGGAGGTTCAGTTGCACTATCTGGAGCATTGGCTATAATAAGACAACATGGATTAAAATTATTTGGTGCTCCATTTGGAGGGTACTGTGCAGACAAAGTAAAATCACCTACTAAAGTGCTTTTACCAATATATGTACTTGGTATAGTAGTAATAGTTTTATTCTTAGTATTGCCTTCATCAACGCCAATGACTTTATTTATAGCATTAACATTTGTAGTAGGTATATTAGGTTATATGGGAAAAGGTATATACTATGCAGTTCAAGAGGAAGTAAATGTGCCAGTTAAATATTCAGCTACTACTATAGGTATAGCAGCAGCTTTAGGCTTTTCACCAGATGTATTCCAATTTGCATTAATAGGGCATTGGATAGATACTTATGGTAATAAAGGGTACACATATACATTTATATTCCAAATAGCTATTTTAGTAATAGGAATATTATCTTGTTTATATATATTAAAAGTTAAAAAGAAAAGATTAGAGAAGTTAAAAGCTTAA
- a CDS encoding alanine:cation symporter family protein: MTDLVNTINGIVWSPVLVAMCLCIGLYFSLKLKFFQIKDIKEMFTLLLEGDSSQVGISSFQGFATSMAGRIGTGNIAGVAVAIAMGGPGALVWMCIMATLGSATAFVESTLAQIYKDEHDGQYRGGPPYYFEKGLGWKRCSILFSVVAIISYTFFMPGTQSNTLYLAMNQAFGFSRMTIAVTSSIALGIIIFGGIKRIGLFAEKVVPIMGGAYLIMTIVIIIVNINLVPGAIITMFKSAFGFGSMFGGMLGAAISWGVKRGIYSNEAGEGSGTYGAAAAEVSHPAKQGLVQAFSVYVDTLLICMATGIMIIITGKYNVTGVLTVLPGVEPGPQYVQSAINTLHPQLGDIFIAIVLLLFTFTTLLAFSYMMETNVSYLVTRIKAQKHEKHIINVCRFMLIICAAMCCFIEPLTSWALGDICIGVLTYINLIAIFTLQRPAIKAYYDYIRQKKLGIKRADRNFNPVELDIKNAEFWENRCLKENEQKLN; encoded by the coding sequence GTGACCGATTTAGTTAACACCATTAATGGAATTGTTTGGTCACCTGTATTAGTTGCAATGTGCTTATGCATAGGATTGTATTTTTCATTGAAATTAAAATTTTTCCAAATAAAAGACATAAAAGAAATGTTTACCCTTTTACTTGAAGGAGATAGTTCTCAGGTTGGTATATCATCATTTCAAGGATTTGCTACATCAATGGCTGGAAGAATTGGAACTGGTAATATAGCTGGTGTGGCTGTAGCAATAGCAATGGGAGGGCCAGGAGCATTAGTATGGATGTGTATAATGGCTACCTTAGGCTCGGCGACTGCATTTGTAGAATCTACTCTAGCTCAAATATACAAAGATGAACATGATGGTCAGTACAGAGGTGGTCCTCCGTATTACTTTGAAAAAGGTCTTGGATGGAAAAGATGTTCAATTTTATTTTCAGTAGTTGCAATCATAAGTTATACATTTTTCATGCCTGGGACGCAATCAAATACTCTATACTTAGCAATGAATCAAGCATTTGGATTTTCAAGAATGACAATTGCAGTTACATCTTCTATTGCATTAGGAATAATAATTTTTGGAGGAATTAAAAGAATTGGTTTATTTGCTGAAAAGGTAGTACCTATAATGGGTGGAGCATATCTTATCATGACAATAGTGATAATCATAGTAAATATAAATTTAGTTCCAGGAGCTATTATAACTATGTTTAAATCTGCATTCGGATTTGGTTCAATGTTTGGAGGAATGTTAGGTGCAGCAATATCTTGGGGAGTTAAAAGAGGTATATATTCAAATGAAGCAGGTGAAGGTTCTGGAACTTATGGTGCAGCAGCAGCAGAAGTAAGTCATCCAGCTAAACAAGGATTAGTTCAAGCTTTCTCTGTTTATGTGGATACATTATTAATATGTATGGCTACAGGTATTATGATTATAATAACAGGAAAATACAATGTTACAGGAGTTTTAACTGTATTACCAGGTGTAGAGCCAGGTCCACAATATGTGCAGAGTGCAATAAATACATTACATCCTCAACTAGGTGATATTTTTATAGCAATAGTTTTATTATTATTTACCTTCACAACATTATTAGCATTCTCATATATGATGGAGACCAATGTATCTTATTTGGTAACTAGAATTAAAGCACAAAAACATGAAAAGCATATAATAAATGTCTGTAGATTTATGCTTATAATATGTGCAGCAATGTGTTGTTTTATAGAACCACTTACAAGTTGGGCATTAGGTGATATATGTATAGGCGTTTTAACATATATAAACTTAATTGCTATCTTTACACTTCAAAGGCCAGCTATAAAAGCATATTATGATTACATAAGACAGAAAAAATTAGGAATAAAAAGAGCTGATAGAAATTTTAATCCTGTTGAATTGGATATAAAAAATGCTGAATTTTGGGAAAATAGATGCTTAAAAGAGAACGAGCAGAAGTTAAATTGA